A single window of Shewanella sp. Choline-02u-19 DNA harbors:
- a CDS encoding CYTH domain-containing protein encodes MEAEIELKLFFNENKRKTLINLLDSIPNSDSKGSEKLTNGYFETPDLTLRHWDMGLRVRGINTHREQTIKTAGQVVGGIHSRPEFNVDIDHDFPKLNLFPSKIWPQGADLEQVQLQLRCLFNTDFERQKWHIFVDDSLVEVALDIGHICVDDRSEPICELEFELLAGDTAALLVLAGIVSREVPVRLGNASKAKRGYQLAAQASPFNLEVLDFIALKPEQNLKQVAINLLEVGLERWQQLEAMILDVAQNPHELPMLCYRLRACIRLLKSTLAQFTLLGDSFEEDFGCIERRLNFIEESLSLFSIVEKNGALIAKLSMSDALVDIANAKLQQLNISAHFDALLDDICYGRLQVHLVDLLMQISVGNVVIDKTLSLKQFADELQEKSWQKILDVMPLNNDLSSSDYLAVAKALDNSMFVGVAYGQLYSNKSRDQFRAPWQDLALGIRTLAAYRQLKVISELAYIDISDWLENKELSLVQAMELSRRSAMQNEPYWR; translated from the coding sequence ATGGAAGCAGAGATAGAACTCAAACTTTTCTTTAATGAAAATAAAAGAAAAACCCTTATAAACCTGTTGGATAGCATTCCTAATTCCGATAGTAAAGGCAGCGAAAAGTTAACTAATGGGTATTTTGAAACCCCTGACCTTACTTTGCGTCATTGGGACATGGGATTGCGGGTTCGCGGGATAAATACTCACCGAGAGCAAACTATTAAGACTGCTGGACAGGTTGTCGGTGGGATCCACTCTCGGCCTGAATTTAATGTCGATATAGATCACGATTTTCCAAAATTAAATTTATTCCCGAGTAAAATTTGGCCACAAGGCGCAGATCTTGAACAAGTGCAGTTACAGTTGCGTTGTTTGTTCAATACTGATTTTGAACGACAAAAATGGCATATTTTTGTTGATGATAGTTTGGTCGAAGTGGCGCTTGATATCGGTCATATTTGTGTTGATGACCGCTCTGAACCCATCTGTGAATTAGAGTTTGAATTACTTGCTGGTGATACTGCTGCCCTACTTGTTTTAGCAGGTATTGTTAGCAGAGAAGTACCGGTTCGATTAGGCAACGCGAGTAAAGCAAAAAGAGGCTATCAGTTAGCGGCTCAAGCAAGTCCGTTTAATTTGGAAGTGCTCGATTTTATAGCATTAAAGCCTGAACAAAACTTAAAACAAGTCGCCATAAACTTGCTCGAAGTTGGGCTAGAAAGATGGCAGCAGCTAGAAGCGATGATCCTTGATGTCGCGCAGAACCCCCATGAACTGCCAATGCTCTGTTATCGACTCAGAGCTTGTATTCGGTTGCTAAAAAGCACGCTGGCGCAATTTACCTTGTTAGGTGACTCTTTTGAAGAAGACTTTGGCTGTATTGAGCGTCGGCTTAACTTTATCGAAGAGTCGCTGAGTCTATTTTCTATTGTGGAGAAAAACGGCGCCCTTATCGCTAAGTTGTCGATGTCGGATGCCCTGGTAGATATAGCCAATGCTAAATTGCAGCAACTGAATATTTCTGCCCATTTCGACGCGCTGTTAGACGATATTTGTTATGGCCGACTGCAAGTACATCTTGTTGATCTGTTGATGCAAATAAGTGTTGGCAACGTTGTTATTGATAAAACACTCAGTTTGAAGCAATTTGCCGATGAGCTACAAGAAAAATCATGGCAAAAGATATTGGATGTTATGCCATTAAATAATGATTTAAGCAGTAGCGACTATCTTGCTGTCGCAAAGGCGTTAGATAACAGCATGTTTGTTGGTGTGGCATATGGTCAGCTTTATTCAAACAAATCACGTGATCAATTTAGGGCACCTTGGCAAGACCTTGCGTTAGGTATTAGAACTTTAGCGGCTTATCGGCAGCTTAAGGTGATTAGTGAACTGGCGTATATTGATATTAGTGATTGGCTTGAAAATAAAGAGCTGAGTTTAGTGCAGGCAATGGAGCTTTCACGTCGTAGTGCAATGCAGAACGAACCGTACTGGCGTTAA
- a CDS encoding TIGR00153 family protein, which yields MPVNSILGVFAKSPIKPLQEHIDKVYDCASLLVPFFEATASGDWDKAVQLRQQISLTEQEADSLKREIRLTLPGGLFMPVERTDLLELLTQQDKIANKAKDISGRVIGRELVIPHAIQESFIAYLQRCLDAVALSKQAINELDDLLETGFRGREVDLVAKMISELDSIEDDTDVLQIKIRRQLLAIESDFNPVDVMFLYKIIEWVGDLADLAERVGSRLELMLARV from the coding sequence ATGCCAGTAAACTCTATTTTGGGCGTGTTTGCAAAATCGCCAATTAAGCCTCTCCAAGAGCATATAGACAAAGTATACGACTGCGCGTCATTACTTGTCCCATTTTTCGAAGCTACAGCCTCAGGTGACTGGGACAAAGCTGTTCAACTGCGTCAGCAAATAAGCTTGACCGAGCAAGAAGCAGATTCACTAAAACGTGAAATCCGCTTAACTCTGCCAGGTGGTTTGTTTATGCCCGTTGAGCGTACTGACTTACTGGAGCTACTCACCCAGCAAGATAAGATCGCTAACAAAGCGAAAGACATTTCCGGTCGAGTTATTGGCCGAGAGCTCGTCATCCCTCATGCAATCCAAGAATCCTTCATTGCTTATTTACAACGCTGTCTTGATGCAGTTGCGTTATCAAAGCAAGCAATTAACGAACTCGACGACCTACTAGAAACTGGTTTTAGAGGCCGTGAAGTGGATCTTGTGGCAAAAATGATCAGTGAACTTGACTCTATCGAAGATGACACTGATGTTTTACAAATTAAGATACGTAGACAACTTTTGGCTATCGAATCTGATTTTAACCCTGTAGATGTAATGTTCCTCTACAAGATAATTGAGTGGGTTGGTGACTTGGCAGATCTTGCCGAACGAGTCGGTTCCCGCCTAGAGCTGATGTTAGCTCGCGTCTAA
- a CDS encoding inorganic phosphate transporter, which produces MVDVLVTNGPWLIGMAALFGFLMAWGIGANDVANAMGTSVGSNAITIKQAIIIAMIFEFAGAYLAGGEVTSTIRKGIIDSTFFIEQPELLVYGMIASLLAAGIWLIAASALGWPVSTTHSIIGAIVGFAAVGVSADAVEWGKVGGIVGSWVVTPAISGFIAFMIFQSVQKLIFNTSNPLENAKRYVPFYMALAGFVMALVTIKKGLKHIGLHFDNLEAYSLALAIAALVGIGGMIAIKRLKMDNKADRQTQFGNVEKVFAILMVVTACCMAFAHGSNDVANAIGPLAAVVSIVNSGGEISSNAALVWWILPLGAVGIVLGLAIFGKRVMQTIGKNITHLTPSRGFAAELAAASTVVIASGTGLPISTTQTLVGAVLGVGMARGIAAINIGVVRNIVVSWVVTLPAGAALSIMIFFMIKGIFS; this is translated from the coding sequence ATGGTTGATGTATTAGTCACCAACGGCCCATGGCTTATTGGCATGGCAGCTCTATTTGGTTTTTTAATGGCTTGGGGTATTGGCGCAAATGATGTAGCCAATGCAATGGGAACCTCTGTAGGTTCCAATGCGATTACAATTAAACAAGCGATTATTATCGCTATGATTTTTGAGTTTGCAGGTGCGTATTTAGCCGGTGGCGAAGTCACCAGTACAATCCGCAAAGGCATTATTGACTCAACTTTCTTTATTGAACAACCTGAGCTTCTGGTATACGGCATGATAGCGTCTTTGCTAGCCGCTGGTATCTGGCTTATCGCTGCTTCAGCACTTGGTTGGCCAGTTTCGACCACTCACTCTATTATCGGCGCCATTGTTGGTTTCGCTGCAGTAGGCGTAAGTGCAGATGCGGTTGAATGGGGCAAAGTAGGTGGTATTGTAGGTTCTTGGGTTGTCACGCCGGCAATATCGGGCTTTATCGCCTTTATGATATTCCAAAGTGTCCAAAAGCTTATCTTTAATACCTCTAATCCACTTGAAAATGCTAAACGTTATGTTCCTTTCTATATGGCTCTTGCTGGTTTTGTAATGGCACTTGTCACCATCAAGAAAGGTCTTAAACATATTGGCTTGCACTTTGACAACCTAGAAGCTTATTCGTTAGCGCTCGCTATTGCAGCACTTGTAGGAATTGGTGGCATGATCGCTATCAAACGCCTAAAAATGGATAATAAAGCAGATCGTCAAACCCAGTTTGGTAACGTTGAAAAAGTCTTCGCTATCTTAATGGTTGTCACCGCATGTTGTATGGCATTTGCGCATGGCTCAAATGATGTTGCTAACGCTATTGGCCCACTAGCGGCGGTTGTTTCAATCGTTAACAGTGGTGGCGAGATCAGCAGTAATGCCGCTCTTGTTTGGTGGATTCTGCCATTGGGTGCAGTGGGTATTGTCTTAGGACTTGCTATCTTTGGTAAGCGTGTAATGCAAACCATTGGTAAGAATATTACTCACCTGACGCCAAGTCGTGGTTTTGCGGCAGAGCTTGCAGCAGCATCGACGGTGGTTATTGCATCGGGTACTGGTCTACCAATCTCAACGACACAAACCCTAGTGGGTGCGGTGTTAGGTGTCGGCATGGCTCGTGGTATCGCTGCAATCAATATTGGCGTAGTGCGTAATATTGTTGTGTCTTGGGTGGTAACCCTACCCGCTGGTGCCGCGCTATCAATCATGATCTTCTTCATGATTAAAGGTATTTTTAGCTAA
- a CDS encoding TIGR04211 family SH3 domain-containing protein: protein MLKILTIVGALLLSPSLFAANQTSYISDDVFIYLHGGPGTQFRILGSVEAGQKITLLGETQGDYSKIIDHKDREGWVQTKLLSSAVSLREQLPAVQAELAQTKADLTNALTTTDSSVQELSQIKTQLAQAQKALASASQERDSAQVKLASMQSNERFEMWQQGGFIAAGGLLLGIILVYLPRPQRKPKNHW from the coding sequence GTGTTAAAAATTCTAACTATTGTGGGAGCGTTATTACTTTCCCCCTCTTTATTTGCGGCAAACCAAACAAGTTACATCTCTGATGATGTTTTTATCTATCTCCATGGCGGACCGGGTACCCAGTTTCGGATATTGGGCAGCGTAGAAGCGGGTCAGAAGATAACTTTATTAGGTGAAACTCAAGGTGACTACAGCAAGATAATCGATCATAAGGATCGTGAAGGCTGGGTTCAAACTAAGCTACTCAGCTCAGCTGTAAGCTTGCGTGAACAATTACCGGCGGTGCAAGCAGAGCTAGCGCAAACTAAAGCTGACTTAACCAACGCACTCACGACAACAGATTCGAGTGTACAAGAGTTGAGCCAGATTAAGACGCAATTAGCTCAAGCACAAAAAGCACTTGCAAGTGCTAGCCAAGAGCGCGATAGCGCTCAGGTAAAACTGGCAAGTATGCAAAGTAATGAGCGTTTTGAAATGTGGCAACAAGGTGGCTTTATCGCCGCTGGCGGCCTGTTATTGGGCATTATTTTAGTTTACTTACCACGACCACAGCGTAAACCTAAAAATCACTGGTAA